In Plodia interpunctella isolate USDA-ARS_2022_Savannah chromosome 1, ilPloInte3.2, whole genome shotgun sequence, one DNA window encodes the following:
- the LOC128683833 gene encoding uncharacterized protein LOC128683833 isoform X2, translating to MTEAAKKPATAIARPPISDSSLMYIPEDAVEGFQERIETGIEWTLIEKGALYHRTNCFKDDIPSCTFTESLNTKLENSIYQTFLDNESNIKLEDKWELLLPIALWDNEKFSNEEGKICFRSANNLTEDMDKIIKNAVKAGDQDGIMKDFYLVDVLRVNDAKMTELDNGLKKFKNLITLTLCGNYISDIDATCLPSSLRTLELQANRIKSVHSFAEHLPNDLLYLGLSRNLLNDDSVEGFSHIPYNITVLDLSDNDIYQLEPLLEILARLPNLSALHLAGNPCAVCAGYARVTLLKLPRLRWLDSREILITDRPPDTFEPHPDDLRAAYFNFTIFRIMSAPQPPKPEKGAVTTFHIELELPLLDPIRRAFLMFRRNDSLTEMLPPPEDEEWMTPAVHPSSVARSKSIVGNTTTTDLELESLESDIYNHLVPVNSREIRHYTIFESNKIVWNKVMNFQEPAIKIFCPDLVALRNTFRSTITVRLIYSVSITVKPGKAEKKSQTVFKQPAEQRVTLMTAKCALRRLDWSQPSQHFHWDDSLESDEAIHWGDGDLSIIQYSQAPVKVTKGKQESEVGSSRQLPPENLTCHFGFGIDTLRA from the exons atgacag AAGCAGCTAAAAAGCCTGCGACTGCAATAGCCAGGCCCCCTATAAGTGACTCAAGTCTTATGTACATTCCGGAGGATGCTGTAGAAG GTTTCCAAGAGCGTATAGAAACAGGAATTGAATGGACGCTGATTGAGAAAGGGGCACTTTATCATAGAACAAACTGCTTTAAAGATGACATCCCGAGCTGTACTTTCACCGAAAGTCTCAATACTAAACTTGAAAATAGCATTTATCAGACCTTTTTAGATAATGagtcaaatataaaactagaAGACAAATGGGAGCTTCTCCTACCAATTGCATTATGGGATAATGAAAAGTTTTCCAATGAAGAAGGAAAGATATGTTTCCGTAGTGCAAATAATTTAACTGAGGACatggataaaataataaagaacgCTGTGAAAGCAGGAGATCAAGACGGAATCatgaaagatttttatttagttgacGTGTTAAGAGTGAATGACGCAAAG atGACGGAGTTAGACAacggtttaaaaaaattcaagaacTTGATTACCCTCACTTTATGTGGAAATTATATCAGTGACATTGATGCGACATGCCTTCCTTCTTCATTGAGAACTCTGGAGCTACAGGCGAACAGAATCAAATCAGTGCACTCGTTTGCTGAACACTTGCCTAACGACTTGTTGTATCTGGGTTTATCTAGGAATTTGCTCAATGATG ATAGTGTTGAGGGATTCTCGCATATACCGTATAATATCACGGTTTTAGATTTGTCAGACAACGACATCTACCAACTGGAGCCGTTATTAGAAATATTGGCGCGACTTCCGAACCTCTCGGCGCTTCATCTAGCTGGGAACCCTTGCGCG GTATGTGCAGGATATGCTCGTGTGACATTACTGAAATTGCCACGTTTGAGGTGGTTGGACTCCAGAGAAATCCTAATTACAGACAGACCGCCTGATACCTTTGAACCACATCCAGATGACCTGCGAGCTgcttatttcaattttacaatattcagGATAATGTCAGCACCGCAGCCGCCAAAACCTGAAAAG GGAGCTGTGACAACGTTCCACATAGAATTAGAATTGCCTTTATTAGATCCAATAAGGAGGGCTTTTCTTATGTTCCGAAGAAATGACTCTCTGACAGAAATGCTGCCTCCTCCCGAAGACGAAGAATGGATGACACCTGCAGTGCATCCTTCGTCAGTTGCTAGAAGCAAATCAATCGTGG GAAACACCACCACCACGGACTTAGAATTAGAATCGTTGGAGTCTGACATCTACAATCACTTAGTGCCGGTGAATTCACGTGAAATTCGTCACTACACAATCTTTGAGAGCaacaaaattgtatggaataaAGTAATGAATTTCCAAGAGCcagcaattaaaattttttgccCTGATCTCGTCGCCCTGAGGAATACCTTTCGGAGTACCATCACTGTGagattaatttattctgtG TCCATAACCGTAAAACCAGGAAAAGCCGAAAAGAAAAGTCAAACGGTATTTAAGCAACCTGCAGAGCAACGAGTGACGTTGATGACTGCTAAATGTGCGTTGAGACGCCTCGACTGGAGCCAGCCTTCTCAACACTTCCACTGGGATGACAGCCTGGAGTCCGACGAAGCTATCCATTGGGGCGATGGAGATCTTTCT ATTATACAGTACAGCCAAGCTCCGGTTAAAGTCACCAAAGGAAAACAGGAAAGCGAAGTAGGTTCCTCAAGGCAGCTGCCGCCCGAAAACTTAACATGCCACTTTGGCTTTGGCATTGACACATTACGTGCTtag
- the LOC128683833 gene encoding uncharacterized protein LOC128683833 isoform X1, with product MPPKEAAKKPATAIARPPISDSSLMYIPEDAVEGFQERIETGIEWTLIEKGALYHRTNCFKDDIPSCTFTESLNTKLENSIYQTFLDNESNIKLEDKWELLLPIALWDNEKFSNEEGKICFRSANNLTEDMDKIIKNAVKAGDQDGIMKDFYLVDVLRVNDAKMTELDNGLKKFKNLITLTLCGNYISDIDATCLPSSLRTLELQANRIKSVHSFAEHLPNDLLYLGLSRNLLNDDSVEGFSHIPYNITVLDLSDNDIYQLEPLLEILARLPNLSALHLAGNPCAVCAGYARVTLLKLPRLRWLDSREILITDRPPDTFEPHPDDLRAAYFNFTIFRIMSAPQPPKPEKGAVTTFHIELELPLLDPIRRAFLMFRRNDSLTEMLPPPEDEEWMTPAVHPSSVARSKSIVGNTTTTDLELESLESDIYNHLVPVNSREIRHYTIFESNKIVWNKVMNFQEPAIKIFCPDLVALRNTFRSTITVRLIYSVSITVKPGKAEKKSQTVFKQPAEQRVTLMTAKCALRRLDWSQPSQHFHWDDSLESDEAIHWGDGDLSIIQYSQAPVKVTKGKQESEVGSSRQLPPENLTCHFGFGIDTLRA from the exons ATGCCGCCTAAAGAAGCAGCTAAAAAGCCTGCGACTGCAATAGCCAGGCCCCCTATAAGTGACTCAAGTCTTATGTACATTCCGGAGGATGCTGTAGAAG GTTTCCAAGAGCGTATAGAAACAGGAATTGAATGGACGCTGATTGAGAAAGGGGCACTTTATCATAGAACAAACTGCTTTAAAGATGACATCCCGAGCTGTACTTTCACCGAAAGTCTCAATACTAAACTTGAAAATAGCATTTATCAGACCTTTTTAGATAATGagtcaaatataaaactagaAGACAAATGGGAGCTTCTCCTACCAATTGCATTATGGGATAATGAAAAGTTTTCCAATGAAGAAGGAAAGATATGTTTCCGTAGTGCAAATAATTTAACTGAGGACatggataaaataataaagaacgCTGTGAAAGCAGGAGATCAAGACGGAATCatgaaagatttttatttagttgacGTGTTAAGAGTGAATGACGCAAAG atGACGGAGTTAGACAacggtttaaaaaaattcaagaacTTGATTACCCTCACTTTATGTGGAAATTATATCAGTGACATTGATGCGACATGCCTTCCTTCTTCATTGAGAACTCTGGAGCTACAGGCGAACAGAATCAAATCAGTGCACTCGTTTGCTGAACACTTGCCTAACGACTTGTTGTATCTGGGTTTATCTAGGAATTTGCTCAATGATG ATAGTGTTGAGGGATTCTCGCATATACCGTATAATATCACGGTTTTAGATTTGTCAGACAACGACATCTACCAACTGGAGCCGTTATTAGAAATATTGGCGCGACTTCCGAACCTCTCGGCGCTTCATCTAGCTGGGAACCCTTGCGCG GTATGTGCAGGATATGCTCGTGTGACATTACTGAAATTGCCACGTTTGAGGTGGTTGGACTCCAGAGAAATCCTAATTACAGACAGACCGCCTGATACCTTTGAACCACATCCAGATGACCTGCGAGCTgcttatttcaattttacaatattcagGATAATGTCAGCACCGCAGCCGCCAAAACCTGAAAAG GGAGCTGTGACAACGTTCCACATAGAATTAGAATTGCCTTTATTAGATCCAATAAGGAGGGCTTTTCTTATGTTCCGAAGAAATGACTCTCTGACAGAAATGCTGCCTCCTCCCGAAGACGAAGAATGGATGACACCTGCAGTGCATCCTTCGTCAGTTGCTAGAAGCAAATCAATCGTGG GAAACACCACCACCACGGACTTAGAATTAGAATCGTTGGAGTCTGACATCTACAATCACTTAGTGCCGGTGAATTCACGTGAAATTCGTCACTACACAATCTTTGAGAGCaacaaaattgtatggaataaAGTAATGAATTTCCAAGAGCcagcaattaaaattttttgccCTGATCTCGTCGCCCTGAGGAATACCTTTCGGAGTACCATCACTGTGagattaatttattctgtG TCCATAACCGTAAAACCAGGAAAAGCCGAAAAGAAAAGTCAAACGGTATTTAAGCAACCTGCAGAGCAACGAGTGACGTTGATGACTGCTAAATGTGCGTTGAGACGCCTCGACTGGAGCCAGCCTTCTCAACACTTCCACTGGGATGACAGCCTGGAGTCCGACGAAGCTATCCATTGGGGCGATGGAGATCTTTCT ATTATACAGTACAGCCAAGCTCCGGTTAAAGTCACCAAAGGAAAACAGGAAAGCGAAGTAGGTTCCTCAAGGCAGCTGCCGCCCGAAAACTTAACATGCCACTTTGGCTTTGGCATTGACACATTACGTGCTtag
- the LOC128683841 gene encoding sodium-coupled monocarboxylate transporter 1-like — translation MGFTMTEGGFGLADYVVFLTMCIASCAGGLWYSYTSSTKKRVVDIRDYLLGGKSMSTFPVALSLIASYVSGVTILGTPAEIYNYGTQYWLVVVGVASSCMVVAIVYLPVFCLLKLSSSYEYLELRFNRHVRAVASILFLLDEVLFLPMVIYVPALAFNQLTGYNVYFIGCIMVIICGLYTALGGLRAVVWTDSVQTGIMFLGVVLVAVAGTLAVGGVSTVIEIVRDNDRFDLSNWNLSPYERQTGWGAVFGGFLYWTCFNSVNQTMVQRYIALPTKRMAICALAIFSGGAILAISLCSWSGLAAFATWVQGGCNETGTPLVDDRLLPAFVTYVSEVKHLPGLPGVFLAGVFGAGLSSLSAVLNACALVVVEDIMHGWLRVHMKPLIEGILARVITAMLAIVSVLMLIVIAQLGGVLGVATALSAIAASATCGIFTLGMMCWWVGPRGAIAGGIAGALVAGTTSLGSQAAAAAGLVHPPRPVSSCNVPISVSSFDPTSVFPLFRVSYHWIAPLGLASTLIVGAIVGYLFDIRDPSKLDAELFTPIIWRWLPEKAHENAGMVRRAVSEMSNRRVTSSPLLVPKTSNKTDKIELNG, via the exons ATGGGGTTTACTATGACGGAGGGTGGCTTCGGGTTGGCCGATTACGTGGTCTTCTTGACCATGTGCATAGCGTCGTGCGCTGGCGGCCTCTGGTACAGCTACACTAGCTCCACCAAGAAGAGAGTGGTGGACATCAGGGACTACCTTCTCGGCGGCAAGTCCATGTCTACCTTTCCAGTCGCTCTCTCCCTGATCGCTAG TTACGTGTCTGGAGTGACGATTCTGGGCACCCCAGCCGAGATCTACAACTACGGAACCCAGTACTGGTTGGTGGTAGTCGGAGTGGCTTCTAGTTGCATGGTAGTTGCTATAGTCTATCTACCAGTCTTCTGTCTGCTCAAGCTGTCGTCATCGTACGAG tatcTAGAATTACGATTCAATCGGCATGTGCGAGCCGTTGCTTCAATTCTCTTCTTATTAGACGAG GTTTTATTCTTGCCGATGGTGATTTATGTCCCCGCTTTGGCATTCAATCAAT TGACTGGTTACAATGTCTACTTCATTGGATGCATTATGGTTATAATATGCGGTCTTTACACTGCCTTG GGTGGTCTCCGCGCAGTAGTGTGGACAGACTCTGTGCAGACCGGCATCATGTTCCTTGGTGTGGTGCTGGTGGCTGTGGCCGGCACCCTCGCGGTGGGTGGGGTGAGCACCGTCATTGAAATCGTCCGCGACAACGACCGCTTTGACTTGTCCAA TTGGAACTTGTCTCCATACGAGCGGCAGACGGGCTGGGGTGCGGTGTTCGGAGGCTTCCTGTACTGGACTTGTTTCAACTCTGTCAACCAGACCATGGTGCAGCGGTACATTGCCCTGCCTACCAAGCGGATGGCCATATG TGCTCTAGCTATCTTCTCTGGCGGGGCGATTTTGGCCATTTCCCTATGTTCCTGGAGTGGGTTGGCAGCGTTCGCCACCTGGGTGCAAGGGGGCTGCAACGAGACCGGGACGCCCCTGGTTGACGACCGCTTGCTGCCGGCTTTTGTCACCTATGTCTCGGAGGTCAAGCATCTCCCAGGGTTACCCGGAGTCTTCCTGGCTGGAGTTTTCGGAGCTGGGTTGAG TTCGTTGTCAGCAGTCCTGAACGCATGCGCGCTGGTGGTGGTGGAAGACATCATGCACGGCTGGCTGCGCGTGCACATGAAGCCGTTGATCGAGGGTATCCTGGCGCGGGTCATCACTGCCATGCTGGCGATAGTGTCCGTTCTCATGCTCATCGTCATAGCTCAGCTTGGCGGGGTTCTTG GTGTAGCTACAGCGTTATCAGCGATTGCCGCTAGCGCCACCTGTGGCATCTTCACGCTGGGCATGATGTGCTGGTGGGTGGGCCCGCGCGGGGCGATCGCGGGCGGCATCGCCGGGGCCCTGGTCGCGGGCACCACGTCGCTGGGCTCGCAGGCCGCGGCCGCCGCGGGCCTCGTCCACCCCCCAAGGCCTGTCTCGTCCTGTAACGTGCCTATTAGTGTTTCTTCATTC GACCCTACTTCAGTATTCCCTCTGTTCCGGGTGTCGTACCACTGGATCGCGCCGCTCGGCTTAGCGTCGACGTTGATCGTTGGCGCGATCGTCGGCTATTTATTCGACATAAGAGACCCGTCGAAGCTGGACGCCGAACTATTCACGCCGATCATATGGCGGTGGCTGCCGGAGAAGGCCCATGAGAATGCGGGGATGGTGAGGCGCGCCGTGTCCGAGATGTCAAATAGACGCGTGACGTCGTCGCCGCTTCTGGTACCAAAGACAAGTAACAAGACCGACAAG ATTGAATTGAACGGGTAA